The genomic interval GGTAGTAATGGCAGTCAAGGTTAACCCAACTAAAGCAAGTGTTCTCGCGCCATACTTATCAAAAAGTCTTCCCGTAATCGGTGACATAATCCCCATAATAATGGCACCAGGCAATAATAATAGACCAGAATGGAAAGGTGAAATTCCTCTAACAGTTTGAATATACATTGGCATCAAGAGCATTGCAGAGAATAGTGCGATATTAACTACTATCGTAATAACTGCTGATAACGAGAATAATGGATACTTAAAGATTCGGAATTCAAGCATTGGTGTAGTCATTTTTAACTGACGAAGAACAAAGAATATGAGCGCTATTGCACCTACTATTAAAGTGCCATAAACGTGAATATTACTCCATCCTTTCGTACCTGCTGAACTAAATCCGTATAATAATCCACCAAAACCTAAAGTAGATAAAGCGACAGATAAGATATCAATATGAATATCTACTTTTTCTTTCTTATCTTTAATTTTAAAAATCGCCAAAATTAAAACAAGGATTGCAATCGGTGAAACAACATAGAACAGCATTCTCCATTCATAATGTTCCACAATATATCCTGATAGTGTAGGACCAATTGCTGGTGCGAACGTCATAATCAGACCAAAAACACCCATTGCACTTCCACGTTTTTCAACTGGAAAGCTTGTTAGCAAAAAGTTCATTAATACAGGTAGCATAATGGAAGAGCCTGAAGCCTGTATCATTCGCGAAAGAAGTAATACTGGGAAGGTATGTGCGATTCCAGCAATTAAGGTACCAGCTGCAAAAAGGGACATTGCAGTGATAAACAATCTTCTTGTCGAATATTTTTGAATTAAGAAGGCGGATGTTGGAATCATAATTCCATTTACAAGCATATATCCAGTTATTAGCCATTGACCTACTGAAGGATCAATCTTGAAGTCTGCACTAATAGACGGTAAAGCGATATTTAGCAGTGTTGAATTTAAAAATGCGACAAAGGCACCCGCCATTAAAATAACAATTATGCCATATGGCGGTTTTTTTTCATTCGATGTTGCATTTGTGTTCATTAAAACTATTCCTCCCTATGAACTCTACGTT from Niallia sp. FSL W8-0635 carries:
- a CDS encoding DHA2 family efflux MFS transporter permease subunit gives rise to the protein MNTNATSNEKKPPYGIIVILMAGAFVAFLNSTLLNIALPSISADFKIDPSVGQWLITGYMLVNGIMIPTSAFLIQKYSTRRLFITAMSLFAAGTLIAGIAHTFPVLLLSRMIQASGSSIMLPVLMNFLLTSFPVEKRGSAMGVFGLIMTFAPAIGPTLSGYIVEHYEWRMLFYVVSPIAILVLILAIFKIKDKKEKVDIHIDILSVALSTLGFGGLLYGFSSAGTKGWSNIHVYGTLIVGAIALIFFVLRQLKMTTPMLEFRIFKYPLFSLSAVITIVVNIALFSAMLLMPMYIQTVRGISPFHSGLLLLPGAIIMGIMSPITGRLFDKYGARTLALVGLTLTAITTYMFSQLSMTTTTTTLVLIYSLRMFGMSMVMMPIMTNGLNELPSRMNPHGTALNNTLSQVSGAIGSAVMITIMSQRTTAHGEELAAQAMKDMSNATTQPSPEALATMQEQLGMQAMLEGINDAFLISVGIVIIALILAAFVKRAVPPKETEEQTGPTKMNEAVE